One Dreissena polymorpha isolate Duluth1 chromosome 9, UMN_Dpol_1.0, whole genome shotgun sequence genomic window carries:
- the LOC127844132 gene encoding alpha-protein kinase vwkA-like isoform X2: protein MRVFKGVVYHKRDYFTRTDVVVKKQQGIAKPGDWKLYIDRCTTGQRLASKFIRHLQTNHNFYQYKVRFVKPIEAIIDEWSSVTAIVARFLKFKLGKDEALLIEERLHGKFVTFVTNCGSGNNRDIAVLSAFAHFTYHESGGELVFCNLQGVEDQDVFTLTNPAIHSKDGTYGDTDLGSEGIDVFFQHHVCTALCINLSRPDDDSTGPISNQEPPPPYEELFPDGPPPVP from the exons ATGCGTGTTTTCAAG GGTGTAGTTTACCACAAACGGGACTACTTTACAAGGACAGACGTGGTGGTCAAGAAACAACAGGGGATTGCAAAACCTGGTGACTGGAAGCTTTACATAGACAGATGCACGACAGGGCAACGTTTGGCATCCAAGTTCATACGGCATTTACAAACAAACCACAACTTTTACCAATACAAG GTACGATTTGTCAAGCCTATCGAAGCAATTATAGACGAATGGTCGTCTGTCACAGCCATTGTAGCTCGTTTTCTGAAATTCAAACTGGGTAAAGACGAAGCGCTACTTATCGAGGAACGTCTGCATGGGAAGTTTGTCACGTTCGTTACAAACTGTGGCTCTGGGAACAATCGAGATATCGCAGTTCTATCAGCGTTTGCACATTTTACATACCATGAATCAGGTGGGGAATTAGTGTTTTGTAACTTGCAAGGAGTAGAGGATCAAGATGTGTTCACACTTACCAATCCAGCCATTCATTCAAAAGACGGTACCTATGGCGACACTGACCTAGGATCAGAGGGCATTGACGTCTTCTTTCAACATCACGTGTGTACCGCCCTGTGCATTAACCTATCCAGACCGGACGATGATTCTACTGGACCAATTTCAAACCAAGAACCGCCACCTCCGTACGAAGAGCTCTTTCCTGACGGTCCTCCGCCAGTTCCATGA
- the LOC127844132 gene encoding alpha-protein kinase vwkA-like isoform X1, which produces MRVFKIFKQGVVYHKRDYFTRTDVVVKKQQGIAKPGDWKLYIDRCTTGQRLASKFIRHLQTNHNFYQYKVRFVKPIEAIIDEWSSVTAIVARFLKFKLGKDEALLIEERLHGKFVTFVTNCGSGNNRDIAVLSAFAHFTYHESGGELVFCNLQGVEDQDVFTLTNPAIHSKDGTYGDTDLGSEGIDVFFQHHVCTALCINLSRPDDDSTGPISNQEPPPPYEELFPDGPPPVP; this is translated from the exons ATGCGTGTTTTCAAG ATCTTTAAACAGGGTGTAGTTTACCACAAACGGGACTACTTTACAAGGACAGACGTGGTGGTCAAGAAACAACAGGGGATTGCAAAACCTGGTGACTGGAAGCTTTACATAGACAGATGCACGACAGGGCAACGTTTGGCATCCAAGTTCATACGGCATTTACAAACAAACCACAACTTTTACCAATACAAG GTACGATTTGTCAAGCCTATCGAAGCAATTATAGACGAATGGTCGTCTGTCACAGCCATTGTAGCTCGTTTTCTGAAATTCAAACTGGGTAAAGACGAAGCGCTACTTATCGAGGAACGTCTGCATGGGAAGTTTGTCACGTTCGTTACAAACTGTGGCTCTGGGAACAATCGAGATATCGCAGTTCTATCAGCGTTTGCACATTTTACATACCATGAATCAGGTGGGGAATTAGTGTTTTGTAACTTGCAAGGAGTAGAGGATCAAGATGTGTTCACACTTACCAATCCAGCCATTCATTCAAAAGACGGTACCTATGGCGACACTGACCTAGGATCAGAGGGCATTGACGTCTTCTTTCAACATCACGTGTGTACCGCCCTGTGCATTAACCTATCCAGACCGGACGATGATTCTACTGGACCAATTTCAAACCAAGAACCGCCACCTCCGTACGAAGAGCTCTTTCCTGACGGTCCTCCGCCAGTTCCATGA